The window ccagcttcaacgctctgcctatatatggtcgtgccccctatgacccgaaacacacctcattggccttcctctgggtgtcaagaggacgtcagagggaaaatatcttgtttatctgggactgacgtgaaatgagagctaattctttggcgtgaccgacaacttccggttgtctaaatcgtgcgacttgtagctgcgattgtcttctgttgtgcggccattatggaggaaaactatctccgtctcgaagtttgtttgatacatgtgaccagatcatcgtaatgtatgttttttcaatatagtttaatcagattatttgaattttttcgggagttttgtggtgttccgttgtctgattttatttacgtttgagagatccgtgccactcgaccagtacctgtgctaaatggagtgggaaaggaacaattctgaacggaaccaacgactcatcttgacaaaggacactttgatcaacattctgatgaaagatcagccatagtaagacccaatttacgatgttatatcatatctgttgtgcatgtgaactggccgtgggcgcctagccgaatctgcctggtatagctatgctaatttagcgctacattttgttttcgttataaaacatttaataaatctgaaatattgtttggattcaccagatgttgggctttcaatatctgtacgctgtgtatttttctgaaatgttttaagatgagtaattcgttatatgacgttggtctctgtaattgttctggctgggtcagcactatttcagattgcagctgcaatgtagaactgtgatttatacctgaaaaatgcacatttttccaaaaaaaaactatgctataccataaatatgttatcagactgtcatcttatgaagttgtttcttggttagtggctatatatatttttatttagtcgaattagtgatagctactgacgcaggaaaaagctgttgggagtaaaaaaatcgtgtcctttgctaacgtggttagctaatagatttacatattgtgtcttccctgtaaaacattttaaaaatctgaaatggtggctttattcacaagacctgtatctttcatctggtgtcttggacttgtgatttaatgatatttagatgctacaagttacttgtgacgctatgctagctatgctactcagtggggggggggggtgctaccggatcagggttggtgactcgtgagaagttaaaaaACCAACACTGAAACTGAACATAATAACAACACCACCTCTACTGTAATTTACTATATTTGATAGACAAATTATATTCAATATTGGGCTATCACCATAATGAAATGTAATCATTTCCTCTACATTAAAAGAAGCTCTTCAAGTGACAATGACAATGAGTGAGTGTTGAGATAGTTGCGTGTTGGATAGTTGTTCGATAAGAAGTAGGTCAGAAAATGTCTCCCCCACTTTTTGGTAATATTCTGCTTCTGGTTTAGTCTAGTAGGAACCATGTAAGTTTGTGGGCTAGACTAGTCTAGCAATGCTGCTACAGGAACTACGTAGATGTGGTCAAGTGAATCATGCCTCATCACTGAAAGCAACATTATTTGTGGACCTGTATTCAATTGCATTTCAAATGAATGAACAGGTACACTTTACTTTTCAACTAAAGCTTTTCAAAATAAAACATACAATATCATTATCAAAGAATATTTATTTTAATCAATCTGCCAGCCTTTTATACAACAAATGCCAAGCCTATAGGAAGCCTGTGTGAAGTTTTCATTGTCTTGTGGTTGTGGCCCTGCTTCCTGTCAGAATGTATCTGTCTGCGTTCAGTATCTGTCTGTGGTCTGATGTGTTGCAATTTGTTCTCACAGAATCTAAAAGCTCATGGGGGCGAGGCTCATAGCCAGATTGAGATATTCTTTAGCCTATAGCTGTGGTCTGACCTTGACAATgatctacagtgcattctgaaagtattcagaccccttgactttttccacattttttaaacgttaccgccttattctaaaattgattaaattgtttgtttacaaaaatataaatgccacatgtaaagtgttggtcacatgtttcatgagctgaaataaaagatcccaaaatgtttgctgatgtcaacgttgtgaacagagtgtcccatggtggaggtgaggttatgttatgggcaggcataagctacagacaacacagttgcattttatcaatggcaatttgaatgcatagagataccgggacgagatcctgaggcccattgtcgtgccattcatccgcccccATCAGCGCATGtaacaaggatctgtacacaattcctggaagctgaaaatgtctcagttcttccatggcctacatactcagacatgtcacccattgagcctgtttgggatgctctggatcgatgtgttccagttctcgccaatatccagcaacttcgcgaAGCCATtgaaggagtgggacaacattccacaggccacaatcaacagcctgatcaactctatgtgaaggagatgttccagttctcgccaatatccagcaacttgaagaggagtgggacaacattccacagaccacagtcaacagcctgatcaactctatgcgaagtagatgtgttgcgctgcatgagccAAATAGTGGTCACAGCAGACACTgagtggttttctgatccacgcccctaccgtTTTTTTTAacggtatctgtattcccagtcatatgaaatccatagattagggccttttttcaaattgactgatttccttatatgcactgtaactcagtaaaatgtacATGTTTTTACAAGCATTCTACAATAGTCAATGCACATTCATTCCAGACCTTGGTTTTTAATAATCAGACAGTATTCAGTACATGACATATCTTGAAGGTCTTACAACTCTTTTCATTGTGTCGAGAGAGTCAGTGTGGAAAATTACTCACCTGTACTTTTCCCTTCCCCCTTTCAAAGGATACTCAACGGCACAGTAAGGACACAACCAATTTATCTTTCTGTCTGTGCAGTAAGGTTGTATGGTTTCCTCTGTTTTGTGCGGGTAGGTAAACAATGCAAAAACAAATATATGCAAAGAGATTGCTCTGTTTGGGCAGTGGAGTAAAGGAGTGCATATTCTGAACTGATCAAGCAGGTGTAAATGATGTGGCTGCTGTCAGGTGGTCAAcatgaataaaaatgtaaatatccACAAAAATATTGAACAATATTTAAAATTCATTGCATTCTCACATCAATTTAAAATCTtctaaaaaaaaaaggaaaaaacgGTATGATTCATGCACAGCATTTGTACATTACATGATCTTAATATGGGTAATATTTCACATTACATGATCTTAATATGGGTAATATTTCACATTACATGATCTTAATATGGGTAATATTTCACATTACATGATCTTAATATGGGTAATATTTTACATTACATGATGTTAACGTGGGTAACAAttttgtcgttctgcccctgaacaaggcagttaacctgctgttccctggtaggccgttattgtaaataagaatttgttcttaactgacttgcctagttaaatgaaggttacattttaaaaaaaacattacatgATGTTAACGTGGGTAACATTATGGTTTGTGTGCACCCCAGAAAGAGTGGCTGTTGCACGTGCAACAGCTACTAGGGCTCCTAATATTCTAaagcatgggtgtcaaactctggcccgcgggccaaaccgcggggtaattatatttggcccgcgagacaataccaaattactaatagagctggcccgccggtattatacagcgcattcaccgctaatactacgaatcccataatgctctgctgttgttttcgcgcgccaatcaggacaggacccagaaacgccctctcctctgtgacagtagtcatagcaacatagacgctacaactgtcagcgcgctatcccttcccaaaaatggcgaaaagaaaggcagaaaacaggagctttctgaacaagtgggaggcagaatatctgtttacatatgtaaaagacaaacctgtttgtcttgtttgtggagtcaacgtggctgtaagtaaggagtacaacattagacgacactatgaaacgaaacaccattgacaaatacaaggacctggacatgactcaaaggagccagaaagtagaggagatgaaaatAAGTTTGGGttcacaacagaatatgttcaaaaaagccacatcacaaagtgctggcttgggcacatcagattagatcagtgtgcaataattaacgttttctttgtgcactttttcttgctacaaggcatgggcttgaatggttgattgatttattatcattttatttgtaaaattattagccagtggaaaaagtttattttggtatttaaatcagaaggctgcaaatagaaaagaggcatacgatttttatttacattttatttatttaataaatgaatgccattgatgtgttttttcatttgaaattcgattttgcatgtctccactattaaattatatattgtatggtaataagcgatgcttgttccatattcaatgttaaagcaaaacttgtttgggtccatattaaaaggttaatttgttcaatgttggcccgcgactttgttcaggttttacattttggcccactgggtatttgagtttgacacccctgttctaAAGGGTTGTTTCGTTTCAAGAAAGAGTGTCTTGTCCATCCCTTCAATATTTtatgtagaaattgtgcaccagtATTGGATTTTAAAaccctgttatattaaatgaagtgccctttaatatagatcacatggagaattcaataacatatttttttatacGAGTAAAGACTTAAAGTGCTAAAATgtagcattttgacatgtccctccgtGCACTCAGATTTCTAGGGAGATTTGAACCCtcttaaccccaacatttctccaGGTTTTCCCCATCATTTTAAGCCTTAGTTATTTTGTTGCATTGCATCTGAAGAGTTACatttgtgattagtgattcatttatccCTAATTTTAAGCTCTACcttgttacgtgaactgaacttttgttttaatatggtgaaaaacTATTCctgattaaatatttttcttaaaagAAGCTTTGAAcattaatagtcaaatcatagtgtaaaagcacgTGAACTGGTTCTACTCTTCTTGGAAATGTTCTAGTGTTTTGTGGTGAAGAAATAACACCTGCTCAGGTTTTTTACCGTTGCACTTCTCAAAAGGTACCCTAAACTATTCCACCCCTGGTTGTCCAGCATACAATACTCTTCACACAGCCACATTGTTCACCACTACAAATGGGTCACTTAATCCCAAAACCATTTATTTAGATTCTGAAAAGTTTTGTATCCTTTATTTCTTTGAATGTAATCACATGAGCGACAGGCGTGCTCAAGTCCAAACAACCATCCCTGGACTTTAAAGTTCTTTCGCCAGGTGAAGTACCTCATGTAAGCTTCATTATTCTGGTCGAGAAAGAGAAGCTTCTTTGCCAGCTCCTCTGTAGAGGAGAAATCATTCACATGGATGAAAGAGTCCCTTGGGATAAATTGCTCGTAGTTGTCCCTGGATGGACCTAGAACAACGGGCACTGCTCCCATCTTCATAGCGTTGAACAGCTTCTCTGTAGCATAGTCTTTGTAGATGGAGTTTTCAAACGCCAGGTAGAATTTACAGCTGGACAGCGTCTTTGAGTACTCTTCATTTTCTAGGTATCTACTAAAATGTCTCCCATAGGCCTCTACTTTGACATGCCTACTGAGCTCGTTGAACACCTGTACCCTCTTGTAGTTTGGGTTCCAGTTGCTCACTACCCAGCAGACTAATTTGTCCTTCTTGGGCAGCTCAAAGATTTTATCCTCACTGGTTACCTCAACAAGTGACCCATATGGAACCTTGATATCAGAATCCAGTCGATAACTCGCAGTCAAATTGAACAAGTGGTCAACACCAGGGATCCTGTTTGTATTAGCCGGTGATTCTCCATTCCACCACACCCATTTCTGGAACCATGGACGTTGCTCTTGGGGCATGTTCTTCAGGTCTCCATGGATGTCTCTATGGTGGAAGATGACACCGTGCGCCTTGCTGTAAAGGTTTTTATCCACTGTTAGGTGACAGCCTTTGATGTTAAAGTAGGCACAAGAGTCTATGTCAAAGGCCTGACCAAATGGCCACATCCAGATCAAAATGATAGTGTCTGTGTCTCCGTCATCATCGGCCTGAATGGCTGTCTGGGCATGGTGTGTTTTTTGCCCTGTGTGGTTCCCTGCCATACTTACTTGAGGGCAAGGAGAACAACCAGCCTTCCCCTCGTGGGATGCCTGGTCAGTTGGGCATGAATGGAACTTGATCTGGGGTTTGTAGTAAATTAAGCATATTCCCACGAAGCACGCCATAAAAAAACAGCCAATCAGAACAGGCCGTAGAACCCCCTGGGAAGCCGGAGTGGACATACCTTGACCCTTTGAAAGAGAAAAGAGACCAATCAAAACCACTCTAGAATATCAACAACAACTAGAAAAGTATTTATGGATGTGAAATACATTAtaataatggtagtgactggttatagctGAAAAAGTAGTTACAACAACTCTGAATTACAGTGATCCCATCCATGCACTCCCCACATGAACTCAACACTCAAAGAACAGTAATATATTTAAATAGAAAATATGCcattctgttcttttgaaatgCATTTTCTTAAATTCATGATGCTCATTAAGACCTGTCTTTAACAAATTAATTATCTTTGTGACAGTGTTTATTTAATTGATTTTAACACttgaatagttttttttttttcatttgctCATATAGCCTGCAGTTacataaacaaatgaaaatgctattgtgtCGTTTCATATACATTTTCTTCAATATTCTAATGTTACCTAATACCTTCATAAACACAATTAAATGATAGGATATATTAAATGTATTCATTAGACTGTTATAATGTTGACTTTCAAAGGATGGCCGAAGGGGGTCCAAGGAGGTCAGGATTTTCTAGTGTTAAGCGCTAGAGCTGGTGACATTAATTCATTTCAGCAAGCACATGAACTATCTTATATGACAATACACCAGGGAACAAAGAATGTCAAATGCATCACTAGTGAAACTAAGGCTAACATCAGGTGTCGTTCAGTGCTGTTGATAAATTCAGCATTCATGAGGACAGTGATTATCCTGTATGACgatgtatacagtatgtacagcaaaCAGTGTACAACAGGGATGGACAACTGCAGTCCTCAGGGGCCTGATGATTGGTGGCACACTTTTGCCCCAGCACTAGCTGACACACACCTGACTCTAATCTACTAAgttcataccaaggatcattcaGCTATTTGGTTTAGAATTTGATTTAGAAGACCTcttgaagtataaaaaaatatataaaaaaatatattttcaacattttatttggccttactgctattagcccatataaacaataacagattcactaagTGGAAGAGAGAGTCCCGAAAAACTCCAAAATGAAGTGTTCTGaagtatctgagagatataagacagatcagatttttcttttttttcttttacatgtatttaaccccttattctTGGAACGAAATAGTTTCCATAtacggtgccttcggaaagtattcagaccccttgactttttacacattttgttacattacagccttattctaaaattcaatCATTTTTAtaaatctatctacacacaatatcccataatgacaaagcaaaaagcaGCTTTTTAtaaattgttgctaatttattaaaaaaacaacaactgaaatataacatttacataagtaccctttaatcagtacttttttgaagcacctttggcagcgattacagcattgagtcttgggtatgacgctacaagcttggcccacctgtatttggggagtttctcccattcttctctgaagatcctttcaagctctgtcaggttggatggggaacgttgttgcacagctattttcaggtctctccagagatgtttgatcgggttcaagtccgggctctggctgggccattcaaggacattcagagacttgttccgaagcctctcctgcattgtcttggctgtgtgctttggtttgttgtcctcctgagcgctctgaagcaggttttcatccaggatctctctgtactttgctctgttcatctttcccttgatcctgacaagtctcccagtccctgccgctgaaaaaacatctccacagcatgatgctgccaccatgcttcactgcagggatggtgccaggtttcctccagatgtgacacttggcattcaggccaaagagtttaatcttgttttcatcagaccatagaatcttgtttctcatggtctgagagtctttccaAGCAGAcggtcatgtgcattttactgaggactggcttccatctggccacgctACCaaaaaggcttgattggtggagtgctgcagagatggttgtccttctggaaggttctcccatctccacagaagaactctaaagctctgtcagagtgaccatcaggttcatggtcacctccctggccaaggcccttctcccccgattgttcagtttggccgggcggccagctccaggaaaagtcttggtggttccaaacattctcaatttaagaatgatggaggccactgtgtttttggggacctttaatgctgcagaaatgttttggttcccttccccagatctgtgcctcgacacaatcctgtctcggagctctacggacaattccttcaacctcatggcttggtttttgctctgacatgcactgtcaactgtgggacattatatagacagatgtgtacctttccaaatcatgtccaatcaattgaatttaccacaggtgaactccaatgaagttgtagtgTAATGTGTACGCTGGGAGTCGAGGACCAAGTACAGGGAGGGCAAAGGTAATAATAAGTAGaccataatacaaaacaagaaacctgAAAAGCGTACAAACATGAAACAGAGTCAAGGCCTGAGGAAAGCACCAAAGGGAGTGAccgatataggggaggtaatcaggaaggtgatggagtccaggcgAGTCTCATGCCTTATGATTAATgatacgtggtgtgatcataacaacatacaggaactcaagtccttttgttcacctgacctagaatttcttacaatcaaatgccaaccgcattatctaccaagagaaatctcttcgattataatcacagttgTGTATATCctccccaagcagacacatcgacggccctaaacgaacttcattggactctatgtaaactggaaaccacatatcctgaggctgcatttttttctaccatgttattgacttgtttattgtttactccatgtgtaactctgtgttgttgtctgttcacactgctatgctttatcttggccaggtcgcagttgcaaatgagaacttgttctcaactagcctacctggttaaataaaggtgaaataaataaataattttttttttttattgtagctggggattttaacaaggctaatctgaaaccAAGGCTCcttaaattttatcagcatatcgaatgcgcgacccgggctggcaaaaccctggatcattgttattctaacttccgcgacgcatacaaagccctcccccgccctcctttcggaaaatctgaccactactccattttgttgctcccaacctatagacagaaactaacacaggaaacgcccgtgctcaggtctgttcaacgctggttcgaccaatcggaatccacgcttcaagattgcttcgatcacgtggactgggatatgttccgcatagcgtcggacaataacattgatgaatacgctgattcggtgagcgagtttattagcaagtgcatcggtgagctgtacccacagcaactattaaaccttccccaaccagaaaccgtggtttgatggcagcattcgcgcaaaactgaaagtgcgaaccactgctttcaatcatggcaaggcgactgggaaCATGACCgcatacaaacagtgtagctattccctccgcaagccaatcaaacaagctaagcgtcagtatagagacaaagtagagtcgcaattcaacggctcagacacaagaggtatgtggcagggtctacagtcaatcacggacttcaaaaagaaaaccagccccgttgcggaccacgatgtcttgctcccagacaaactaaacaacttctttgctcgctttgaagtTGTTTACAATACAGAGGACAATACagagcccgctaccaaaacctgcgggctctcttTCACtgcggccaacgtgagtaaaacatttaaacgtgttaaccctcgcaaggctgccggcccagacggcgtccctagccgcgtcctcagagcatgcgcagaccagctggctggtgggtttacggacatattctatcaatccttatcccagtctgttgttcccacgtgcttcaagagggccaccattgttcctgttcccaagaaagctaaggtaactgagctaaatgactatcgcccagtAGCACTTACTTTcgccatcatgaagtgctttttttatttttatactttGTTTTTAGAaagtacaaataaagtaaaataaaagaaCAACAAAAAAGATCTGGCAGTTACAGTGCACGTCATACCTTTATCATCATATTAGTTACATTGACATCTTTGAATTAGACCTTTTCCAAGTACGAAACCCATTTTTCCCAGTATTCTTGACCTCTCTCCTGTTGAGTTCTTAAAGCAAAGGTCATACGCTCCATGTGGGGTATTTCTTCTACAATGTCTATCCATTGTGTCACTGTGGGAGGGTCTTTTTGTAGCCATTTCCTAGTGATAGCCTTTTTACTGGCTGCCAGTAGGACCTTCAAGAGGTACTTTTCTCTATTGTGTAAGATATCAGGTATTTCACCCAAGTACAAAGAAATGAATGTTTGTTCTATGTCAAATCCCATTATTTTTCCAATGTTAGATCTTATTTCTCCCCAGTAAGTTTCGATTGCGGGGCAGGACCAAAAGATATGAGAGTGGTCCGCCCTCAATAGACCGCATTCTCTCCAACAAGGGTGTAGTGAGCC of the Salvelinus alpinus chromosome 37, SLU_Salpinus.1, whole genome shotgun sequence genome contains:
- the LOC139565874 gene encoding 4-galactosyl-N-acetylglucosaminide 3-alpha-L-fucosyltransferase 9-like, encoding MSTPASQGVLRPVLIGCFFMACFVGICLIYYKPQIKFHSCPTDQASHEGKAGCSPCPQVSMAGNHTGQKTHHAQTAIQADDDGDTDTIILIWMWPFGQAFDIDSCAYFNIKGCHLTVDKNLYSKAHGVIFHHRDIHGDLKNMPQEQRPWFQKWVWWNGESPANTNRIPGVDHLFNLTASYRLDSDIKVPYGSLVEVTSEDKIFELPKKDKLVCWVVSNWNPNYKRVQVFNELSRHVKVEAYGRHFSRYLENEEYSKTLSSCKFYLAFENSIYKDYATEKLFNAMKMGAVPVVLGPSRDNYEQFIPRDSFIHVNDFSSTEELAKKLLFLDQNNEAYMRYFTWRKNFKVQGWLFGLEHACRSCDYIQRNKGYKTFQNLNKWFWD